CCACAGATGGATGATGCTGTCGAGGCTGATTTAAAACAATTTAAGATGATTTTATCTTTGTATCATATGTATGACAAAACAATCGTCACCGATGAAGCGTTTCTTGAAATTTCTGATCGGTTACGCGAAGAACTTGATTATATTCAAGAAGCCAAACATATGGCTTATTATCGTTTTATGTTAAAAGACGAAAAAGACATTCATTTACCTGATTATTATCCAGAATTTTCAACCAAGCGCCTTCTTGCTATGTCTTGGCTTGAAGGTCGCAAAATAATGTCTTTTACAGATGCACCTCAAGAAATACGAAACAAAATTGCGCATACACTTTTTAAAGCTTGGTATATTCCGTTTTATCAATATGGGATAATTCATGGTGATCCCCATTTGGGCAATTACACCATTCAAGAAGATCTAAGCCTGAATCTTCTTGATTTTGGATGTATTCGAGTTTTTCCAGCGTCTTTTGCCAAAGGCGTTATTGATTTATATCATGCGCTTTTAACGCAAAACAATGACCTTGCTGTCCACGCATATGAATCTTGGGGATTTAAAAATTTAAGTAACGATCTTATTGAAATTCTCAATCAATGGGCAGGTTTTTTATATGGACCTTTATTAGAAGATCGAGTGCGCCCTATTCAGGAAACAAAACAAAAAGGCATCTATGGATCTGAAATTGCATCGAAAGTGCATAAAGAATTGAAACGCTTAGGTGGTATTACACCACCACGTGAATTTGTTTTTATGGATCGCGCGGCGTTGGGATTAGGATCAGTTTTCATGCATTTAAATGCAGATATCAATTGGTATCAACTTTTTAATGCATTGACTCAAGATTTTGACGAGGCTCAAGTCAATGCAAGACAGAAAGAACTTTTAGATTTAAATAACTTTTAATATATTACTCAGGCGAAAATTCATATATATTAACAAATCTATCAATTTCTACTGAAGCTTTTGGACCATTAAGAGCAATACTGAAGCCTTTAGCATCTTTCAAAGTCCATCCAAACGATCCTTCAATAATTGTTGTATCATCAGAAATTATTGTATTTTTTATAAAACAGCCATTTCCACACCAAAGTTGACATCGTTGATTTCCATAGAAAAAATTTAAGGACTCAATATCTTTTTCAAGCTCATCAAGGAATGGATTTAACGTATCAAAATTAAATGTTATTTTTAGATCTTTGTTTGCATTAAGCGCATCACTTATTAAGTTTTTATTAATTTTATAGTTTTCATAATTAGTATCACCCAATATTGTTGGACAAAAAATCTTTACGTTTTTTGAAGTTTTTAAAAGATTTTCTAAAAAAATGTAATGGTCATTTTGTGTGACCAAATAAGAAACTTTATTTTCATTATCAATTTTAAAAGTATGCGATTGATTAAATTGCTCTGCATTAGAATTTATATTTAAAATTGTTAATAAGTTATTCTTTAATATATTGATGAGTTTTTCACTAGCATCACCATCAATTGATACGGAACTTATAAATTTAGTTAAAAAATTGGTATCTGATAACCAATCTGCTGACCCCAAAGAAACAAAATTATTATCTGCAATTATAAAGTTTGTAGGTATTTTACCAACACAATATCTTATTTCATGCGTGTTTAAAAAATCTAAAAATCCTTTTGAGTCTTCACTTATAGTGGAAAAGAAAATAAAAATATCAACGTTTCTAAGATGCTTTGCGCGCCATAGAAGTGTATAAAGATCACTTTTAAATTTTTTATGCAAACTAATTTGATTGCTTGCAATAATTAATGATTTTTTTGAATTTTGGATTGCACTTTTAAGTGTATTTATATAATCCTCTTCAGTTAAATCAATTTTAATTTCACCAGGAATAATATCTAAATCTGACATTGTTGTGTCAATATTATCCGAATTCACATCTAAAGATGTACCTTCAGATGTACCTTCAGACTCACTCAAAGAAAGGCCTAAAGAACTACCTTCTTCAGAAGTTGTGCTGTCGCATAACACACTCATATTAACATCATTAGAAAAAGTAATTTCATTTGACTCTATTAAATCAATTACAAGCGGCAATTCTTGTTCTGTCAGTTGGCTAGACTTACTAATTTGTTCTATCGATTTACTTGGCTTAAAAAATTGGTTTATTTTGAGTTGACTCTGATTAAGGCCTGTTCCGAAAATTTTATTTTCTTTATTAGATGAACTATTTTGTTTCCTTGGTGAAGTTTTTTTAATTCGTCCAGCGTCAGTTGGATTTGTTACAAAAGCTTGAGACAAAAAAATTGCACAACCAAAAGTTACCTTTATTATATTTTTCATATTAAACCTTAAAATTACTAATTTTACAAATGAAGCAAATCAATTATATATCAGCTTCACTGACCTAGTGTCAACAAGACAATCAAAGTAAAAAAACAATATATTAAAATTAAAATTTAAATTAATTAATAAAAATCAATTAGATGAACTAGATTTGTAATTTTAAAAACATACAAATTGTTTAATATCAAGAGATTAGATCTAAAGTATTTTATTATTATTAAATATCAACAAGATGTTTAAGCTTTTTATTATTTTTTAATTAAAAAATATTTTTTCGATCTCTAAAAATGTTATTCATTGATACGATAAAAAATTATCAAATATTGACCTTGAAATAATAAAATTAAAAATCAATACCTTAAAAAAATGCTTTTTATAGAATGTGCAAATTGTAGCTAAATATAAGAATATAAGAACTTAATTTCATCACATCGCACAAGAACAATTTGGATGTAAAAATTGCCCTTGCACTTGTGGATAAGTGTCGCTAGAGTATCACACATGTCATATCAGCAAAAACAAACTCAGAACGATATATCTAAAATTTTGCCCCATAATTTAGAGGCAGAACAAGCCTTGTTGGGCGCTATTTTAGTCAATAATAAAGCCTATGAACAGGTTTCAGAATATTTATTTGCTGATCATTTCTATCATCCCTCTCACCAAAAAGTATATGAGGCGATGGCGCGTTTAATTGAACGTGGACAATTGGCTAATCCCACAACGCTTAAAACTTTTTTAGAGCATAGCGGTATATTCGCTGATATTGGTGGTGTTGAATACTTAACGAAACTCGCTTATTCAGCTATTAGTATTACACATGCTGAAGATTATGGTAGAACCCTTAATGATTTACACTTAAGACGCCAGCTTATACTTATTGGGGACGATGTTTCTTATTCAGCGTCTCGTCCTAATATTGAAGTTACGGCCGTTCAACAAATTGAAGCAACTGAACAAAAGCTTTTTGATTTAGTCACATCTGGCGAATCAGATCGTGGATTTCAACCTTTTTCGAACTCCCTTACTGAAGCTGTTGAAATGGCAGAATTTGCGTTTAAACGCAATCGTCAATTAACAGGACTTGCCACAACTTTTACCGATTTAGATCATTTATTGGGTGGGTTGCATCCTTCAGATCTTATTATTTTAGCGGGTCGCCCTTCTATGGGTAAAACCGCACTTGCCACCAATATTGCTTTTAATGTTGCTCGCGCATTGAAAACCGAAACAGAGCCCAATGGTGTTTCAAAAATTGTGGATGGTGGTGTCATTGGTTTCTTTTCACTTGAAATGTCCGCTGCCCAATTAGCCATGCGTATTTTGTCTGAAAATGCCAAAATCCCCTCGGAAAATATTCGACGTGGGAAAATGGACGCAGAAGAATTCCAACGATTAACACGCTCTGCGCAAGATTTATCAACACTTTCCTTTTTTATTGATGACACACCCAGTCTTTCTGTAAGTGCATTGCGAACACGCGCCAGACGTTTAAAGCGTCAAAAAGATCTTTCATTGATTGTTGTCGATTATTTGCAGCTGATGCAATCATCGACCAAAGGTAAAAATGATAATCGCGTGAATGAAATTTCAGAAATTACACGTGGACTAAAAGGTATCGCCAAAGAATTAGGCGTACCCGTTATCGCTTTATCTCAGTTATCACGTGCTGTTGAAAGTCGCGATGACAAACGTCCCCAATTATCAGATTTACGTGAATCTGGATCGATTGAGCAAGATGCTGACGTTGTGATGTTTGTGTATCGTCAGCAATATTATTTGGAACGCGCCGAACCTGTCCAACGACCTGATGAAGATAATAATAAGTTTCAACAACGTTACGCGCAATGGCAGGAAGCCATGGGCAAAGCTGTTGATACGGCCGAAGTTATTATTGCGAAACAACGTCACGGCCCTGTTGGTAAAGTAACATTAAGGTTTGACGGCCAAACAACGAAATTCGATAATTATATTGCGGATCAATATTTACCAGAGAAGCTTCGACATGCAAATGGCTGAAAAACCTAATTCACATGACACGAATACTTTAAATTCATTGTTGCTCGATTTAAAAGAATCGGCCTTTACGTCCTTTGCCATTATTGATCTTGAAAATATCAAAAAAAATTATCAGATTTTGGCTCAAAAGGCACCACACTCAATTATTGCAGCAGCTGTTAAAGCCGATGCCTATGGTTTAGGTGATATTGAAGTGACGGAGATGCTTTATGAAGAAGGCGCACGTCATTTTTTTGTAGCAACCTATGAAGAAGGTGTCACCCTTAAAAAATATTTTAAAGATTCAAATATTTATGTCCTTTATGGACCTCAAGAAGGTAATTGCGCTGGTTTTAAAAAACATAATTTGATTCCTGTTCTCAATTCTTTAGATCAAGTACGTTTGTGGATTGATGAAACAACAAAATCACGCAAAGATTATCCTGCTTTTCTACATGTCGATACAGGTATGAATCGTTTGGGATTAACCCAAGAAGAGTTTAAAATTTTTGACACCAAAAAAATTATGTATTCTTTTTCTTTACAAGGTATTATGTCCCATTTGGCTTGTGCCGAGGATCCCAAAAATCCACTTAACCAAATACAATTAGACCGCTTCCTAAACGTTAAAGAAAAAATACCTGAAATAGCGGCATCTTTTGCTAATTCAGCCGGTATTTTTTTAGATCCAAAATATCATTTTGATATGGTTCGTCCAGGCATTGCTTTATATGGTGGCAACCCAACGCCAAATTTACCCAATCCTATGAACACCATTCTTCAACTTTACGCCAAGATTTTACAGATTAAAAAAATAAATAAAGGCGATTCAGTTGGATATAATGCAACTTTTGTAGCGCCCCACGCAATGACGATCGGCATCATCGCTTATGGTTATGCGGATGGTTTGTTAAGATCAGCGAGCAATCGCGGTGAAGTCTATTATAAAGGCCAATATTTAAAAATTTTAGGCCGTGTATCTATGGATTTAATGGCTGTTGATTTAACACCTATTCGATCACTGGAACCAGAAATCGACGACCTTGTCGAACTAATAGGTCAGCATCTGTCACTAGACAAAGTGGCGGATTTTATGGGTACAATTCATTATGAAGTTCTTACTTCACTGCGTGATAGAATGTACCGTTTTTATATGAAGTGAGTTTTATGTTTTTAACCTCTGTTGGTCGGTCTGCCCTAAGTTTTTTTGAATCTTCCGGCCGTCTTTTTCTTTTCGTCTATGAAACAATTTTAAATTTATTTCGTGCCCCTTTTAATTTTCGTAGTTTCACCCATCAATTAGTTGAGGTTGGCTATTATTCATTACCTGTTGTTGGTCTTACAGCTATTTTTTCAGGTATGGTTTTAGCGCTTCAAACTTATACAGGGTTTTCACGATTTGGTGCTGACACAGGTGTTGCCTCTGTTGTTGTTATATCCATGACACGTGAACTCGGCCCTGTTCTTGCGGGGCTTATGGTTGCAGGACGCGTAGGTGCTTCAATGGCAGCAGAAATCGGTACAATGCGCGTGACCGAACAAATAGATGCGCTTGTCACATTATCAGCCAATCCTTATCGATATCTTGTTGTACCACGCGTTTTAACAGGTGTTTTAATTCTCCCTATACTTGTTCTTATTGCTGATATTATCGGTGTTTTAGGTGGCTATATTGTTGGCGTCTTTAAACTTGGCAATTTACCCATGGATTATATTGAAGATACGATTCAATTTGTTGAATTTCATGACGTTTTTTCAGGACTTGTGAAAGCAGCAGTTTTTGGCTTCATTATAACACTTATGGGCTGCTATCATGGATTCCACACCAAAGGTGGCGCACAAGGCGTTGGTAAAGCGACAACAAATGCAGTTGTGTCAGCTTCCATCCTTATTCTTGTATTTAACTACATCATTACGGAGCTTTTTTTCGCACAATGAGTACAAATCTTAAAATAAAAATTAGAGGGCTTTCAAAAAGATTTGGACCCAAATGCGTCTTAAATAATATTGATCTTGATATTCAACAAGGTAAATCATTGGTTATTTTAGGCGGATCCGGCAGCGGTAAATCCGTCTTAATTAAATGCATTTTAGGTATTATCGAAAATGATAAAGGCGACATATATTTAGACGAAGAAAAAATTAATTATGGTGAGGCAAAATCCCGTGATCGTATCATTAGTAAGTCAGGTATGTTATTTCAAGGGGGCGCACTTTTTGACTCGCTAAGTATCTGGGAAAATATTGCTTTTGGCCTTTTTCAACGTCAAAAAATATCGCGCGATGACGCGCGTCTTCAAGCCTTGGAATGCCTAAAAGAAGTTGGCTTAGGACCTGAAATAGCAGATCTTTATCCATCAGAATTATCAGGTGGGATGCAAAAACGTGTATCACTCGCGCGTGCCATTGCCACAAAACCTGAAATCATTTTTTTTGATGAACCGACTACGGGTCTTGATCCCATCATGTCCGATGTTATTAATAATCTTATTATTCAATCTGTTAAACGTTTAGGTGCTACAGCTATTACCATTACGCATGATTTAGGCAGCCTCTATAAAATCGCCGATAATGTCGCCTTTTTGCGCGAAGGAAAAATTGATTGGTATGGACCTTTATCATCATTACAATCAAGCCCTAACCAACATTTACAGCGTTTTATAAAAGGCCAAAGCATTGATGAAGTCGAGTCAATAAAAACTGCATAGGGAAACGTTGCCTATAGTTGATAGACTTGAGGAGCAGACAAGGAACAACGAACGAAGTGTATCCTTATATACATGAGTGAGGCGTGACGATGTATCCTTCCAATGTCTATCGACTATAACATTCTTGTGTAATGTGATTCATATTGATACTCTTATTTGTCTAAAAATATAATAAAAGGAGTTTTCGATGAGAATAGCATTGTTTTTATTAACGATCTTAAACACAACTATGTGTCTAGCTTTTGAACCTGAAATTGTCCACGAATTTTCTATTAAAAAAGACGAAGAACCAAATGCATCTTTGCGCGAACTTAAAGATAGAGAGGATAATCAATATATTAAAGATTATAATGATCATGCTTTTAAATTTCACGTATCCGAACATATAAAAAATAACAAAAAAAATCTTACCGAGGATGAGTATAAAGAAACGCATGTATACAAAACGTTTGTAGGTAGGGTAAATGAAATAGCCAATGATCTGAAAGAAAAATTTCATAATAATATGGTTTCATTAATTATGATTTATTTGTCAGAGCAGCTAGTAGGTGGTACTTATTACCGTTTTGAAGATAATGGTATCATTCGCATGCTGGTTTCTTGTCTCGATCGTGAAGCTGATTTACCTGAAAAGAAATTCTGGAGACAATTGATAAATTACTTAGCAAATGCTGATCGTTTTCCTGGATATAATAGCTTAATAGTGATGGTCAAAAAAGAAACCAGAGAACACTCAACGTTATTAGATGATAAAAAGTTGAAATTTGAAATAAATCCAGATTATACAGATCCAACACGTCCCGCGCATCTATTTACAGCTTTTGAACGTAAATTTTAAAAATACGATCGCCCAATAGAAAAACGTAAAAATGAACATGCCACGGTGCAAAAACCGTGGCGTAAAGAAATAACTTTTATTTCTCTTCTTTTTCATCAATTTTTATACCCCAATCGTCTAATATTTTTTGCTTCTCTTTTTCAGCGAAAGCGAGTTGATTTCTTAAAAAAGATGTCCTAAAGAATTTAACAATTGAAGGCATAATAGAATAAATTGCAAGACCGATAGCAGCCCCTCCATAAATAATAAGCCATGTTTTAGGCATTGCAAACAATTCTAAAACATTTGTAATACCATGATTCTTTTTCCAAATCATAAAAACAAAAGGAATTGTTCCCATCAAATTCATCGTTCCAATACAAAATGTGAGATATTGCGTTGTTTTTCTTTCAACAAAAAACATCACTAATGTAGGTAACAAGGCTATTATAAGTAATACAAAAGTTGCTTTAAAAACAATGGATAACGACACAAGCATTAAAAAAGAAAATAGTCCAAAAGACTTTTTTGATGGATTTTTTTTAACCTGTTCAATTTTTTTATTTTTCATTTTAAATTAAAACCAATAACAATATAAACGATCCAATTAACGCCAATACAAGACAAATTAAAGATGCAATTTTTCCGCCTAAAAACCGTACAACTTTATCTAAATTTTGTTTTTCATCTTCTATCATCTGGATAAATTTTTGAATCGTTACATAAGTTTGTTTAGCATTTTCAAATTCAATTTTATCTTTTTCAATCAATTTATTATCATCAGCAATATCGTTCATTGCAATAAGATCTCCCTTTTTTATTGCTTCATTTAATTTCAACAATATTTCGTTTTGTCTATTTACGTTTTTATAT
Above is a window of Alphaproteobacteria bacterium DNA encoding:
- a CDS encoding AarF/ABC1/UbiB kinase family protein, with translation MDETSLNQRIMRYAQVSKTGIGLLARLIGQQYLGVNIDRTKHAAQLRLALGEIKGPLMKIAQMVSTIPEALPPEYIEEFRQLQSNAPSMGWPFVKRRMAHELGPDWVQKFQHFEKEAGFAASLGQVHQAITHDGQKLALKLQYPQMDDAVEADLKQFKMILSLYHMYDKTIVTDEAFLEISDRLREELDYIQEAKHMAYYRFMLKDEKDIHLPDYYPEFSTKRLLAMSWLEGRKIMSFTDAPQEIRNKIAHTLFKAWYIPFYQYGIIHGDPHLGNYTIQEDLSLNLLDFGCIRVFPASFAKGVIDLYHALLTQNNDLAVHAYESWGFKNLSNDLIEILNQWAGFLYGPLLEDRVRPIQETKQKGIYGSEIASKVHKELKRLGGITPPREFVFMDRAALGLGSVFMHLNADINWYQLFNALTQDFDEAQVNARQKELLDLNNF
- a CDS encoding replicative DNA helicase — its product is MSYQQKQTQNDISKILPHNLEAEQALLGAILVNNKAYEQVSEYLFADHFYHPSHQKVYEAMARLIERGQLANPTTLKTFLEHSGIFADIGGVEYLTKLAYSAISITHAEDYGRTLNDLHLRRQLILIGDDVSYSASRPNIEVTAVQQIEATEQKLFDLVTSGESDRGFQPFSNSLTEAVEMAEFAFKRNRQLTGLATTFTDLDHLLGGLHPSDLIILAGRPSMGKTALATNIAFNVARALKTETEPNGVSKIVDGGVIGFFSLEMSAAQLAMRILSENAKIPSENIRRGKMDAEEFQRLTRSAQDLSTLSFFIDDTPSLSVSALRTRARRLKRQKDLSLIVVDYLQLMQSSTKGKNDNRVNEISEITRGLKGIAKELGVPVIALSQLSRAVESRDDKRPQLSDLRESGSIEQDADVVMFVYRQQYYLERAEPVQRPDEDNNKFQQRYAQWQEAMGKAVDTAEVIIAKQRHGPVGKVTLRFDGQTTKFDNYIADQYLPEKLRHANG
- the alr gene encoding alanine racemase, which gives rise to MAEKPNSHDTNTLNSLLLDLKESAFTSFAIIDLENIKKNYQILAQKAPHSIIAAAVKADAYGLGDIEVTEMLYEEGARHFFVATYEEGVTLKKYFKDSNIYVLYGPQEGNCAGFKKHNLIPVLNSLDQVRLWIDETTKSRKDYPAFLHVDTGMNRLGLTQEEFKIFDTKKIMYSFSLQGIMSHLACAEDPKNPLNQIQLDRFLNVKEKIPEIAASFANSAGIFLDPKYHFDMVRPGIALYGGNPTPNLPNPMNTILQLYAKILQIKKINKGDSVGYNATFVAPHAMTIGIIAYGYADGLLRSASNRGEVYYKGQYLKILGRVSMDLMAVDLTPIRSLEPEIDDLVELIGQHLSLDKVADFMGTIHYEVLTSLRDRMYRFYMK
- a CDS encoding ABC transporter permease, with translation MFLTSVGRSALSFFESSGRLFLFVYETILNLFRAPFNFRSFTHQLVEVGYYSLPVVGLTAIFSGMVLALQTYTGFSRFGADTGVASVVVISMTRELGPVLAGLMVAGRVGASMAAEIGTMRVTEQIDALVTLSANPYRYLVVPRVLTGVLILPILVLIADIIGVLGGYIVGVFKLGNLPMDYIEDTIQFVEFHDVFSGLVKAAVFGFIITLMGCYHGFHTKGGAQGVGKATTNAVVSASILILVFNYIITELFFAQ
- a CDS encoding ATP-binding cassette domain-containing protein → MSTNLKIKIRGLSKRFGPKCVLNNIDLDIQQGKSLVILGGSGSGKSVLIKCILGIIENDKGDIYLDEEKINYGEAKSRDRIISKSGMLFQGGALFDSLSIWENIAFGLFQRQKISRDDARLQALECLKEVGLGPEIADLYPSELSGGMQKRVSLARAIATKPEIIFFDEPTTGLDPIMSDVINNLIIQSVKRLGATAITITHDLGSLYKIADNVAFLREGKIDWYGPLSSLQSSPNQHLQRFIKGQSIDEVESIKTA